The proteins below come from a single Plasmodium sp. gorilla clade G2 genome assembly, chromosome: 13 genomic window:
- a CDS encoding serine/threonine protein kinase, whose amino-acid sequence MYLGSVKNFEDEFLCKGEYKQVYLSLEQNENNEAIEIDICCDNNIYDILQFCREKYGIYGEYIIDSCGNVIHSIKDIIDGDTLYLKEKKDDMNFFSKIKNNFIVNDYIVEKRIGSGGFGIVFQGVHIQTKQKVALKFIPKSNFLDVTDVHRVFIEIQTLRGLIHNNIIKMYDVNHFQNYVCLIMEYAINGDLKNYIKNKFNGFLSEKEAHDLFLQIVKGVYYCHSKHIVHRDLKLENILLDEKMTCKIADFGLSDFVNVDQNIKTEAGTKAYIAPEIIFNQTINYSVFKLDIWSLGILLFIMTQGFAPFQYMEKELKNFESNTLNYANDISDDLKDLISLMLNVDPNKRPIIVEILNHRWFENYKES is encoded by the coding sequence atgtatttggGAAGCGTAAAAAATTTCGAAGACGAATTTTTATGTAAAGGGGAATATAAACAGGTCTATTTATCCCTAGAACAAAATGAGAACAATGAGGCTATAGAAATAGATATATgttgtgataataatatttatgatattcTTCAATTTTGTAGAGAAAAATATGGTATATATGgtgaatatattattgataGTTGTGGTAATGTAATACATTCgataaaagatataatagATGGTGATACCTTATATTtgaaagaaaagaaagacGATATGAATTTcttttcaaaaataaaaaataattttattgtaAATGATTATATAGTAGAAAAGAGAATAGGTTCTGGTGGATTTGGTATTGTATTTCAAGGTGTACATATACAAACAAAACAAAAGGTTGCATTAAAATTTATTCCAAAGAGTAATTTTTTAGATGTAACAGATGTACATAGAGTATTTATTGAAATTCAAACATTGAGAGGattaatacataataatattattaagatGTATGATGTAAATCATTTTCAGAATTATGTATGTTTAATAATGGAATATGCAATAAATggtgatttaaaaaattatattaaaaataagttTAATGGATTTTTATCTGAAAAAGAAGCTCATGATTTATTTCTTCAAATTGTTAAAGGCGTATATTATTGTCATTCTAAACATATAGTACATCGAGATttaaaattagaaaatatattattagatgAAAAAATGACATGTAAAATAGCTGATTTTGGATTATCAGATTTTGTTAATGTAgatcaaaatattaaaacagAAGCAGGAACAAAAGCATATATAGCACcagaaataatttttaatcaAACAATTAATTATTCAGTTTTTAAATTAGATATATGGAGTTTAggaattttattatttattatgacACAAGGATTTGCACCTTTTCAATATATGGAAAAAGAACTCAAAAATTTTGAAAGTAATACACTTAATTATGCAAATGATATATCAGATGATTTGAAAGATTTAATATCATTAATGTTGAATGTTGATCCTAATAAAAGACCAATCATAGTAGAGATACTAAATCATAGGTGGTTTGAAAATTATAAGGAATCATAA
- a CDS encoding zinc finger (CCCH type) protein, putative, whose translation MRGNYVRDGYKSQYRYANGSDSNSKTQNNNNRRSYYPKKGPNKDKSIIFCPHYTLRGACRFINDCKNLHHLKLVDTFFLQRSYIDSAIIVHGPNNEIYLFTAIAPYTINVWIFVPGEGTKEIDIKHLKKIEFELTPEEESYGDEKQKYNNKSKQKKKKKRVLSLLYAEECIFAGLDNGLIKIMHLPSSDASTLYAHTDSIYSIVCIDGIIISSCINGEVKFWKYDETCSSFVAIKTIETKTKIYKMIEVISPKAATNINNNNTEDNKYNRNLWVCGDSITIINLLNLEIVNNFKCKYGNVVSVIQYEANIITAMSEGKILAYSLMGEGHFEMNTLPIYCMAGLTNHQNVPILIYGSNKALYTFSLPEFNPFGYLKDRDSASLKFNLNDPDFIISLSGPYFIVIFSNAGNAKVWKWETKE comes from the exons ATGAGAGGTAATTATGTTAGAGATGGGTATAAATCTCAGTACAGATATGCAAATG GATCTGACAGTAATAGTAAAACACAGAATAACAATAATCGGAGATCTTACTACCCCAAAAAAGGACCTAATAAAGATAAGTCCATAATTTTTTGTCCACATTATACATTAAGAG GAGCATGCCGTTTTATAAATGATTGCAa aaattTACACCATTTAAAATTAGTCgacacattttttttacaaagaTCATACATCGATAGTGCAATAATAGTTCATGGAccaaataatgaaatatatttatttactgcTATAGCACCTTATACAATTAATGTGTGGATTTTCGTACCAGGGGAGGGTACTAAAGAGATAgatataaaacatttaaaGAAAATTGAATTTGAATTAACCCCAGAAGAGGAAAGTTATGGTGATgagaaacaaaaatataataataaatctaaacagaaaaaaaaaaagaagagagtattatcattattatatgcaGAAGAATGTATATTTGCGGGGTTAGATAAtggtttaataaaaattatgcaTCTACCTTCTTCAGATGCATCTACACTTTATGCCCATACAGATTCTATATATAGTATTGTTTGTATTGAtggtattattatatcatcatgTATAAATGGTGAAGTAAAATTTTGGAAATATGATGAAACATGTTCAAGCTTTGTAGCTATTAAAACTATagaaacaaaaacaaaaatttataaaatgattGAAGTTATTTCCCCTAAAGCTgctacaaatataaataataacaatactgaagataataaatataatagaaaTTTATGGGTATGTGGAGATAGTATTACTatcattaatttattaaatttagaAATTgtcaataattttaaatgtaaatatggTAATGTTGTTTCAGTTATACAATATGAAGCAAATATTATTACAGCAATGAGTGAAGGGAAAATTCTAGCTTATAGTCTTATGGGAGAAGGACACTTTGAAATGAATACCTTACCTATATATTGTATGGCTGGATTAACCAATCATCAAAATGTACCCATACTAATTTATGGATCTAATAAAGCCTTATATACTTTTTCATTACCCGAATTTAATCCATTTGGTTATTTAAAGGACAGAGATTCTGCATCCTTGAAATTTAATTTGAATGATCCagattttattatatctttatctGGACCATATTTCATTGTCATCTTTTCCAAtg ctgGTAATGCAAAAGTTTGGAAATGGGAAACCAAAGAATAA
- a CDS encoding phosphatidylinositol synthase: protein MKMKKKNVYLYIPNIIGYIRVILALLGFIISRKNILLFVCFYGASQVLDALDGWTARKFNQTSVFGQILDQITDRLSTSLLYLLNSSVYEEYITLIGLIMIADIAGHYFHSTSCAIAGNKTHKKIEKGNKLLKLYYEKPWVMVICIIAYESFLICAYSLRVTVKKSLIYKLSYYALIFSFPLAAFKMFTNVSQGVYGVKCLVDMDCKKK from the exons GTTATATAAGAGTAATATTGGCCTTGTTAGGATTTATTATATccagaaaaaatatattacttttcGTGTGTTTTTACGGTGCTAGCCAAGTTTTAGACGCTTTAGATGGATGGACTGCTAGAAAATTCAATCAaa cTTCTGTGTTTGGTCAAATATTAGATCAAATTACCGACAG atTATCAACAAGTTTGTTATACCTTCTTAATAGCAGTGTATACgaagaatatattacat tAATTGGATTAATTATGATTGCTGATATAGCAGGACACTATTTCCATTCAACATc ATGCGCAATAGCAGGAAATAAGactcataaaaaaatagaaaaggGAAATAAGTTACTTAAACTATATTATGAGAAACCAT GGGTTATGGTTATTTGTATAATTGCCTATgaatcatttttaatatgtgcTTATTCGTTAAGAGTTACTGTGAAGAAATccttaatttataaattaa gtTATTATGcattaatattttcctttCCATTAGCCGCCTTTAAAATG TTCACAAACGTATCCCAAGGTGTATATGGTGTAAAATGTCTAGTTGATATggattgtaaaaaaaaatga